GCCCCTATGGCGGGGGTGACGACCATTGACATGGCTGCTAAGGCTTGTCTTGCCGGCGCCATGGCTTCTCTGCCCTTGTCACATTTAGACTTTAGAAGTACAAATGGTGTtgaattattcaaatcgACTATCTCCCAATTCAGAGAGTGTGTGGCAGATGAATCTCTGGAAAATAATGTTAActtaaatttcttttgccaTGACATTCTCAATGAACCGACCGACCCTCAAATGACTAGCTGGATTAAGTTgtataaaaaaactttGAACGTACCAATTGATGTAAATGAAATCAGTTTTAAAAATGGGAACGTTACTTTCAAGGCTTTCGAAAGGGACAATGctcttcaagattttttccagtttcTATCAGATGAATGGAGACCTAAAATCGTTAGCTTCCATTTTGGCCATCCATCCAAATCTACAATCAAATACTTGCAAAAAATGGGGATTTGCATTTTTGCTACTGCCACATCGGTAAAAGAGGTTCGTCTCTTGGCAAGCCTCGGGATTAATGGGATTGTGTGCCAAGGTTATGAAGCGGGGGGTCATAGAGGCAATTTTCTAATAAATGACTCtaaagatgatgaaaacttgTCCACTATACAGTTGGTGAAAAGGACAGCTGCTGAACTTGCTGCAATGAAGGATATGGGTCTTGTACATGACATCCCTTATGTTATCGCAGCGGGCGGTATAATGGATGCTAAAGATATATCTTACGCGTTATCACAACAGGCAGATGCGGTCCAACTGGGAACTGCATTGCTCGGTTGCACTGAATCCAATGCATCGGAGAACTTTTCAGGTCCATTTGCTCAAGAGTCAACTACTAGAATGGTTGATATAGTTTCTGGAAAGCCCGCTAGAACTATACTGACTCCgtttattgaaaatcttTTAGCGAATTTCCGATGTGAAGAACTTCCTCCATATGGCTACGCATACAATGCCttcaaacaaataaaaagtaaatatCCTGAATTGGCTAACTTTATTTTAGCTGGGCAAGGATTCCAAAGTGTTCAAGCTGGTATTACTACAGACAAAATGATAGCCACCTTAGGCGAAAAAATAGCAAAGTATTGATGGCAAACGACATAAAGTGCTTTTGAGAAACGTTAACGTTTGCTTCTAAAAATTTCGtcttgtatatatatacctCTCTCGAATGGATGTTCTGGCATTCATTGCGTCAACATAGagaataatattttttaatcGCTTCCCtacttcattttctcaACGATTACATCTTATTCCGTGCTAAACTTAAATAAATAGGATAAAACAACCTCAAGAATATATTCGGTTTCAAGTTGAAACGATAATATCTTGAAGTATTCGCTCTTTAGCTTGTCTATCGATATGTCAATTAttaataatgaagaatattgTTTGTAAAAAATTAGAGGATATCTCGAAGTGATTGAAAGAGGCTACgatttttggaattttcttCACGTATAGTATATATCTTATAAATATTAAAGATTAAGAGAGCTCAACTATTTTACAACAATCATTTATACAATTGTATAGGCTTGTCTGTGATTATTATAACAATAAAGCAGCGGCACCAGCAATTGCAGCAGCACCGAAAGCACCATTGCTGAATTTGTTAGCACCATTAGTGCTGACATCAATCACATGGGAAGCGGATGAAGTGACAGAAGTGATTGCGGAGGATTTAGCCTTTGTGGAGGCGCTGGCACTGGTAGTTGCTGGAGTTGTCAAGGTTGTACAAACACCAGCCGAGCAGCTAGTTATAGTAGCTTCAACGGTGGAAACTTGAGTTTTAGTGGTTGTGCTATCAGTACCATTTTGGACAATTGGAGTAACTGAGATAGCTGAGGAGGTAGAGTTGAGGGATGAGGAGACGACAGCAGAAGTTACAGCAGAAGTGGACTCAGCTGATGAAACAGTGGCCTCAGAGGAAGTAGCTGATGAGACAGTGGCCTCGGAGGAAGCTGCAGATGAGACAGTGGCTTCGGAGGAAGCTGCGGAAGAAGCAGTGGTTTCAACCGAGTTGGCAGAAGCACTGGAAGTCTCGGTGGAAGCGGCAGAAGCATCAGAGGTAGCAGTTGCAATAGCAGTTGCAATaccttcattttcaagagCTTCAGAAATGGCAGCTCTTAATCTGGTAGAGTACCATGGGACACCagtgatcattctggtGACTTCGTCACCTGCAATACCGGTCAACAAGGTGGTGAAATCACCACCGGCAAAGACAGCCTTAGCAACCTCAGGTGGGTATGTTTCGGTCTTGTGTAAAGCTTGGAAAGCATAATACTCAGCTAAGTGGGCACCGATATCGGAGACGTAAACAGCCAATTCAATCAAATTGACTCTTTCGTCATAAGGAGATAAAGTGGTAGTCACAGCTGTGGCGGCAGCACTTGCCACTAAAGCTGCGGCAATAGCTACTGAACTAATTTTAGGCATTTTTGGGGGGTAGTATATTCGTTATATTACTATTTTATTGAGAAAgcattgaagatgaaatatgaaaaaactgaatGTGTCCGTTGATGCGAGCTGTTTTATACCCATTGTTTTCAACTGTCTACTAGTTAAACGAATGGCCGAGGACCCTCTTGCCATTTTTGCAATTTTCCGTTCCTGAACGATGCCTTTGAAAACACCTCGTATAGATCTTGGCATTTTTGAAGGCACACCATtgtattgtttttttttgcctaTGAAACAAACGCACAGGATACTTtaaacttttttgaagCAGCATCCACAAAGGGAACATTTACcaaagatttcttcaaacgATGTGTACAAAAAGGACGATTTAGGCTTGTCGTTCAGTGCGCACCCTTGGGTTTTCACCACATCATGCCAGGTTTGACCATGGTCAACAGAAACATCTGCAGAGAAAATATTCGTTAAACGGtaaataaaatatgaaaGTTTCCCCATCCTCCATTAATAAGTTATACGCAAATAATACTGCAATCAAGACTGCTacacaaaagaaaacgtaAGCTCGTGAGACTTGGAAAAGGTAAATCCCCGAATCCTAAGGCAAACCGAACTCAACAACTTTTAACTATGACAACTGCTACGCGATGGGTGATCGTACTCTAGGATTCTCATAGCACGAGATAATTAAACTTTTTCCTAGCATCCATATTGTATCAAAATTACCgagttatttttttatagtcTCACCGAATTCTAGGgatattttgaactttatTTGTTGTATGCGAGAGGAACCACCTCCTCATGATACGGCACATACGATTCAGTGTTAAAAGACTACACTTCGAGATCGCCAGAAATGTATTTTAGAGAGCTCCAGCTTTTACTCCTGcattattttattcattAGTAAGAATGGTAATGCACCTAATGCagatagaaagaaaatggccTAGGAATCCGTGTCCGGCACACATTTTGAACTTATTTCACAATACATTCTTGGACGCGTATTTACTCATTAAATGGGCCAGCCGTTTATCCGGAACAAAAATTAGTAGTTCGGCATCAAAATGCTTACATAGGCCTACATGCAGGAAGAGATGACTTCACATGAAAGTGTGCTAAAACTTCTAAAAATGTACGTCGACCATTCTCACGCGTTGTGTACAAAGAGTACGAAATAGGTTGAATTGTCAGATTTTCTTATGCCATATTTACGTTTTCGAAAAAAGTAGCCACTGTTGCATCCCACCAAACCCGCAAAGTTTTTCTAATGGCTTTGGCCAGGCtatgaaggaagaaatatgATTGTGGCTTTGTGGCTTGCATTTTAGTAAATTACTGTCCTTCCCCATATATAGGGGCAacaatgtttttttcgCCTTGCTATTctcaaaattctttcaaagtcatCTTCTTGTACTGATGAGCAGTGGCTGTGTAGACAAAGTTATAGCCAAATAGACAATTACATAGAACTCACCACCAACCGATCTCGCTTCTAATTAATTGTTTTTCTATGATACTCAAATCAGGTATTTGATGGTGTGCAACAGCATCTACCATTTTACGATGAGTTATCTTTTGGTGCTATCCTCACACTCTACGTAGgttcttgatttttccaCTTGCTTCTGTTTCATTGAACCGCATTTTCATGGTAAAAGTAATAATTGCTTGCATTCAAAGAATAGTAGCGGGAATTTCATGCTTATAATTATGCAAAAGATGGGAAAAATGAAGGGAACCagcaaaacaaaataagTGAAGAGCTGCCATTCAATAGGGATAAGCAAGGATGTAGTAGAATAATCAtttttactctttttcGGAGCTTAAATTTGATCTTGCATTTCATCTGGTAAATCGATACAATACATGTTCGATATTATTGAGAGCCAACTAAATAGACGTCAAATGATTGAAATATTCACTTGAATTGAACGTCTACCCTTTTCCGTTCAATTCTATTAGTTTGCATCAATGCTAATCGATACTAATTAAAAGGTCAGGGAGTAATGAAAAGCCATGATTTGCATAGTTACTAACAGCGACTGCTAAGGAAAGTTCGTGGATGCCCCGGTGTCATATAATGAACTCAAAGTCTGCGAAAAATATTCTAAATCATGAGTAAGGTATTTTAAATTTTAATGTATATACATTATACATATATTATATAGAACTTGGAGTAGAGTTCAATTCAATTCAGTTTCAGCTATCTTGCAACGTTGATTCATATAATCGTAAAAACTCTTATCTGCACTCATTATATCAATAAAGCAGCGGCCACAGCAATGACAGCGGCCCCAAAAACGCCAGTTTTACCGAGCCTGTAAGCACCATTTGTTTTGATATTAACAGTAAATATAGGAGATGAAACAGCGATGGTAGTTGCTGCGGAAGTTTCTGAAACTTGATAAATGGTCTTGCTCGTAGTAGCGGCAATCTGTACCGTGAAGATGGTACAGGCTCCACCTGTGCAGCTAGTTATGATATTTTCGATCGTAGAAGGCCCTGTGTTGGTCAGTGTGTTAGCATCATCGTTGACGGTAGTGACCGAAGTAGTTAGAGGAATGCAGATACCGGCTGTGCAATTGGTTGTAGTCTTCTGAAGGTTGGATGGCTTAACTTTATTCGACGTACTAGCCCCGGTATTGACAGTAGTTATTGAAGCAGTCAGAGCAGTATAAATACCGCTTGAATAACTCGCTGCAGTAGTCTGGAAAGTAGAAAGTTCAGTCTCAATTGATATGGTGTCTTCCTTAGTATTTTTGCAGCTAGCGGTAGCGACATCAGCAATCATGGTTGCCTTACTGGTAATGGGAGCGGTTGAAACAATTATAGCGGAACAAACACCGGCCGAGCAGTTTGTTAGAGCTGCTTCAATGGTAGAAACTTCGGTCCTGGTAAACGTTCTAGCCCTCGTATTCAAAGTTGTTACCCGAGCAGTCAGAGTAGTATTCATACTGCCAAAACAACTGCTCACAGTGATGTCGCCTGGAAAAACCTGAGTTTTTGTAAAAGCTATATCTTCTTTAATGCAACCATCTTTACAGCTACTATAAGTAGCAGTCGTAGCAATGACATTTGTTACAGGCTCGGTAGCGTTGCGACCAGCAAGTGTTCTAGAGTAAGCGCCCATACAGCTAGAAATAGAAATTTTATCTGTCAACAAATTAATGGTTGTCAAAGTGGTATTATGAACATTTTTAGCCGGTGTGACTGTACCGCTGGCAACATTATTGTAACTTCCAGTAACATTGGAAGTTAACTTCAAGGGAATTGGAACCAAAGAAGTTGCCGCGATAAAAGCGGCTGGGGATGTGGAACCAATCAAAGACACAGGGACATCTGATAGGGAAGAAATGGAGGGGTCAGGAGTAGAATTAATCAAATCTGACGATGAAAATACCAAGGGAGAAGCATGGCTAGTAGTAAAAATAGTTGAAATAGACGTGAGGGAAGAGGTGAGATCTGGGGCTGAGGAAATATTTAAAAAGATGGCTTCACCTGAAGCAGTGACAGATGGAGTGGAAGGTGTAACAAAAGATGTAGAAAATTGGCTAGAAGAATCACCAAGAGAGCTGGGCTCGACGGATGTAGCGGATTTATTGAAGGGAATAGCAACCTTACTAGAAGAGACAACAACTTGTGTGTGGAtagaaacaaaagaagaacgtTCAGTAGATGAAAGGATTTCATTTGGTCCAGTGATTTCATTAGAGGAGGTAGGCTCAACATAAAAAGACACTTCACTGGAAATGCTGACTTTACTAGGGAAAGTGGCTTCGCTTGAAGAGGTTATCGGAGTAGAAGAAGTAGcttcagaagaagaaatgaCTTGACTTGAGGGAGTTACCGAAACAGAGGAAGTAGATCCGACAAAGGAAGTGACTTGGCCTGAGGAAGTGGCTTTGCTTGAGGAAGTGGCTTTGCCTGAGGAAGTTACTTCATCTGAGGAAGTTACCGAAAGAGAGGAGATAAACTCGACAAAGGAAGTGGCTTCGCTTGAGGAAGTTGCTGGAACAGAGGAAGTAGTTTCGGCAAGGGAAGTAGCTTCAGCAGAGGAAGTAACTTGGTTTGAGGAAGTTACCGAAAAAGATGGAGTAGATTCGACAAGCGACGTGATTTCGCCAGAGGAAGTGGCTCCACTGGAGGAAGTTACCGgagcagaagaaatagattCGATAAAGGAAGTGACTTGGCCTGAGGAAGTGGCTTCACTGGAGGGGGTTACCGGAGCAGAAGAAGTAgattcagaagaagaagtgaTTTGGTTTGAGGAAGTTACCGAAAAAGATGGAGTAGATTCGACAAGCGACGTGATTTCGCCAGAGGAAGTGGCTCCACTGGAGGAAGTTACCGgagcagaagaaatagattCGATAAAGGAAGTGACTTGGCCTGAGGAAGTGGCTTCACTGGAGGGGGTTACCGGAGCAGAAGAAGTAgattcagaagaagaagtgaTTTGGTTTGAGGAAGTTACCGAAAAAGATGGAGTAGATTCGACAAGCGACGTGATTTCGCCAGAGGAAGTGGCTCCACTGGAGGAAGTTACCGgagcagaagaaatagattCGATAAAGGAAGTGACTTGGCTTGAGGAAGTGGCTTCACTGGAGGGGGTTACCGGAGCAGAAGAAGTAGATTCAGAAGAAGTAgattcagaagaagaagtgaTTTGGCTTGAGGGCGTTACCGAAACAGAGGAAGTAGATTCGACAAAGGAAGTGACTTGGCTTGAGGAAGTGGTTTCACTGGAGGGGGTTACCGGAGCAGAAGAAGTAGATTCAGAAGAAGTAgattcagaagaagaagtgaTTTGGCTTGAGGGCGTTACCGAAACAGAGGAAGTAGATTCGACAAAGGAAGTGACTTGGCTTGAGGAAGTGGTTTCACTGGAGGGGGTTACCGgagcagaagaaatagattCGATAAAGGAAATGACTTGGCTTGAGAAAATGACTTGGCTTGAGGAAGTAGATCCGGCAAGGGAAGTAGGTTCAGCAGAAGAAATTGGTTCGCTTGAGGAAGTTACCGAAACAGAAGAAGTagattcaaaagaagaagtgaTTTGGCTTGAGGAAGTGGCTTCGCTTGAGGAAGTTTCTGGAACCGAGGAAGTAGATTCGGCAAGGGAAGTAGATTCGCCAGGGGAAGTAGATTCAGCAGAAGTGATTTCACTGGAGGGAGTCACCGGAACGGAAGAGGTAAGTGCAGTAAAGGAAATGACTTCACTAAAAGCGGTTACTTTGCTGGAGGTAGTGATCTTAACTAAACTACTTGGAGTAACAGAAACATGTGTAGTAGTAGTAGAGGTGGTGGACATTTTAGGAGCATACGAGGTTGTGGATGATAGAGAGGCAGTAGAAGCAGTGGGTGTGGTGAAAGTTGAAGCTGGTATGGCAGTATGAATACCATCTTTCGTAAGTGCCGAAGAAATAGCCGGTTTCAATCTGGTAGAGTACCATGGGACACCGGTAATCATTCTGGTTACTTGGTCAGGAGCAATACCAGTCAACATTGTGGTGAAATCACCATAGTTGAAAACAGCTTGAGCAATTTCAGGCGGGTATGTCTCAGTTTTATGCttattttggaaagagtAGTATTGCCACAGATGGGCCCTGATATCAGAAACGTAAACAGCCAATTCAATTAGGTTGACTCTTTCATCATACGGCGATAAAGTAGTGGTGGCAGCAGTAGCAGTCGCACTCGTCGCTAGTGCGGCGATGGTCGCTACTGTATTTACCTTGACCATTTCTACTTTCGGTGCACTTGGTATACTGTAAATTTTAGCAGAGGTTAACAGAGAATCATTTGAGCATACTGATAATGTCCATTGATCCAGGCCATTTTATACTTATCGGCTCATGCAACTCCATATAAACGAACATAGAAGGCTTCGTCTCACAATTCTGCCACTATTTTGCATCTTATGATTCCAGAACGATGGCGATCTTGAACAGATCTCGTA
Above is a window of Saccharomyces kudriavzevii IFO 1802 strain IFO1802 genome assembly, chromosome: 10 DNA encoding:
- the SKDI10G3490 gene encoding putative nitronate monooxygenase (similar to Saccharomyces cerevisiae YJR149W); translation: MSRAFQKCLTLKYPIIQAPMAGVTTIDMAAKACLAGAMASLPLSHLDFRSTNGVELFKSTISQFRECVADESLENNVNLNFFCHDILNEPTDPQMTSWIKLYKKTLNVPIDVNEISFKNGNVTFKAFERDNALQDFFQFLSDEWRPKIVSFHFGHPSKSTIKYLQKMGICIFATATSVKEVRLLASLGINGIVCQGYEAGGHRGNFLINDSKDDENLSTIQLVKRTAAELAAMKDMGLVHDIPYVIAAGGIMDAKDISYALSQQADAVQLGTALLGCTESNASENFSGPFAQESTTRMVDIVSGKPARTILTPFIENLLANFRCEELPPYGYAYNAFKQIKSKYPELANFILAGQGFQSVQAGITTDKMIATLGEKIAKY
- the DAN1 gene encoding Dan1p (similar to Saccharomyces cerevisiae DAN1 (YJR150C)), producing the protein MPKISSVAIAAALVASAAATAVTTTLSPYDERVNLIELAVYVSDIGAHLAEYYAFQALHKTETYPPEVAKAVFAGGDFTTLLTGIAGDEVTRMITGVPWYSTRLRAAISEALENEGIATAIATATSDASAASTETSSASANSVETTASSAASSEATVSSAASSEATVSSATSSEATVSSAESTSAVTSAVVSSSLNSTSSAISVTPIVQNGTDSTTTKTQVSTVEATITSCSAGVCTTLTTPATTSASASTKAKSSAITSVTSSASHVIDVSTNGANKFSNGAFGAAAIAGAAALLL
- the DAN4 gene encoding Dan4p (similar to Saccharomyces cerevisiae DAN4 (YJR151C)); amino-acid sequence: MVKVNTVATIAALATSATATAATTTLSPYDERVNLIELAVYVSDIRAHLWQYYSFQNKHKTETYPPEIAQAVFNYGDFTTMLTGIAPDQVTRMITGVPWYSTRLKPAISSALTKDGIHTAIPASTFTTPTASTASLSSTTSYAPKMSTTSTTTTHVSVTPSSLVKITTSSKVTAFSEVISFTALTSSVPVTPSSEITSAESTSPGESTSLAESTSSVPETSSSEATSSSQITSSFESTSSVSVTSSSEPISSAEPTSLAGSTSSSQVIFSSQVISFIESISSAPVTPSSETTSSSQVTSFVESTSSVSVTPSSQITSSSESTSSESTSSAPVTPSSETTSSSQVTSFVESTSSVSVTPSSQITSSSESTSSESTSSAPVTPSSEATSSSQVTSFIESISSAPVTSSSGATSSGEITSLVESTPSFSVTSSNQITSSSESTSSAPVTPSSEATSSGQVTSFIESISSAPVTSSSGATSSGEITSLVESTPSFSVTSSNQITSSSESTSSAPVTPSSEATSSGQVTSFIESISSAPVTSSSGATSSGEITSLVESTPSFSVTSSNQVTSSAEATSLAETTSSVPATSSSEATSFVEFISSLSVTSSDEVTSSGKATSSSKATSSGQVTSFVGSTSSVSVTPSSQVISSSEATSSTPITSSSEATFPSKVSISSEVSFYVEPTSSNEITGPNEILSSTERSSFVSIHTQVVVSSSKVAIPFNKSATSVEPSSLGDSSSQFSTSFVTPSTPSVTASGEAIFLNISSAPDLTSSLTSISTIFTTSHASPLVFSSSDLINSTPDPSISSLSDVPVSLIGSTSPAAFIAATSLVPIPLKLTSNVTGSYNNVASGTVTPAKNVHNTTLTTINLLTDKISISSCMGAYSRTLAGRNATEPVTNVIATTATYSSCKDGCIKEDIAFTKTQVFPGDITVSSCFGSMNTTLTARVTTLNTRARTFTRTEVSTIEAALTNCSAGVCSAIIVSTAPITSKATMIADVATASCKNTKEDTISIETELSTFQTTAASYSSGIYTALTASITTVNTGASTSNKVKPSNLQKTTTNCTAGICIPLTTSVTTVNDDANTLTNTGPSTIENIITSCTGGACTIFTVQIAATTSKTIYQVSETSAATTIAVSSPIFTVNIKTNGAYRLGKTGVFGAAVIAVAAALLI